A window of the Vanessa tameamea isolate UH-Manoa-2023 chromosome 22, ilVanTame1 primary haplotype, whole genome shotgun sequence genome harbors these coding sequences:
- the LOC113402254 gene encoding thioredoxin-like protein 4A produces MSYMLGHLHNGWQVDQAILSEEDRVVVIRFGHDWDPTCMKMDEVLYSIAEKVKNFAVIYLVDITEVPDFNKMYELYDPCTVMFFFRNKHIMIDLGTGNNNKINWPLEDKQEMIDIIETVYRGARKGRGLVVSPKDYSTKYRY; encoded by the exons ATGAGTTACATGTTAGGACACTTACACAACGGATGGCAAGTAGATCAGGCTATACTCTCTGAAGAAGACCGCGTCGTC GTAATTAGATTTGGACATGACTGGGACCCAACCTGCATGAAAATGGATGAAGTGTTGTATAGCATTGCTGAAAAAGTGAAGAATTTTGCTGTCATCTACCTTGTTGATATAACAGAAGTtcctgattttaataaaat GTATGAGTTGTATGATCCATGCACAGTGATGTTTTTCTTCCGTAATAAGCACATAATGATAGATTTGGGTACGGGAAACAACAACAAGATCAATTGGCCTCTGGAAGATAAACAGGAGATGATAGACATAATTGAAACTGTGTATCGTGGTGCGAGAAAAGGTCGGGGTCTGGTTGTGTCGCCCAAAGattattcaacaaaatatagATATTGA